A window from Acipenser ruthenus chromosome 36, fAciRut3.2 maternal haplotype, whole genome shotgun sequence encodes these proteins:
- the LOC117402092 gene encoding LOW QUALITY PROTEIN: UPF0390 protein zgc136864 (The sequence of the model RefSeq protein was modified relative to this genomic sequence to represent the inferred CDS: deleted 1 base in 1 codon): protein MAQGKRKFKAQKPETKKPNQQHAKNKGPKKGGRVIAPKKAHVVQQQKLKKNLEVAIRNKIEHEVTMKASSNLHKKLSIVKASDVQSAPSRGNK from the exons ATGGCGCAAGGCAAACGCAAGTTTAAAGCCCAGAAACCCGAAACGAAGAAACCAAATCAGCAGCATGCGAAGAACAAGGGGCCGAAGAAAGGAG GCAGAGTAATAGCTCCTAAAAAGGCCCATGTCGTTCAGCAGCAGAAACTGAAAAAG AATCTGGAGGTGGCGATCCGTAATAAAATCGAGCACGAGGTGACGATGAAGGCGAGCAGCAACCTGCACAAGAAGCTGAGCATCGTGAAGGCGTCGGAC GTGCAGAGCGCTCCCAGCAGAGGAAACAAGTAG